Proteins from a single region of Seriola aureovittata isolate HTS-2021-v1 ecotype China chromosome 9, ASM2101889v1, whole genome shotgun sequence:
- the LOC130174971 gene encoding chitotriosidase-1-like has product MAGRSLDFINVLTFDFRGPSETVTGHHSPLFQGSQDTGDKVNSNTDYAMKYWRDQGAPTHKLNLGIASYGRVYTVASQCSAVGAPVTGPGTEGTYTQMEGLLAYYEICPHLDGIQVQLIPDQKVPYAVINNNQWVGFDNRDSIGTKVSYLTTNHFGGAFVMSLDLDDFSGHFCKQGKYPLISHLHDLLVPDFPHYTTTTTTTTTTTSTVDPDNFCSGRADGLHANPNDRNSFYNCANGRTYIQHCAAHLVFNPTCLCCDYP; this is encoded by the exons ATGGCGGGAAG GAGCCTGGATTTCATTAATGTGCTGACATTTGACTTTCGCGGCCCCTCGGAAACTGTCACGGGACATCACAGCCCCTTGTTCCAGGGATCCCAAGATACTGGAGACAAAGTCAACTCTAATACT GACTATGCTATGAAGTACTGGAGGGACCAGGGAGCACCTACACATAAGCTCAACTTGGGCATAGCATCGTATGGGCGAGTTTATACGGTTGCCTCTCAATGCAGTGCTGTTGGAGCACCAGTCACTGGTCCCGGTACAGAAGGCACCTACACCCAAATGGAAGGACTGCTGGCCTACTATGAG ATTTGCCCTCATCTTGACGGGATTCAAGTCCAGCTGATTCCTGATCAAAAAGTTCCATATGCtgtcataaataataatcagtGGGTTGGATTTGATAACAGAGACAGCATTGGAACAAAG GTCAGTTACCTAACTACAAATCACTTTGGAGGAGCCTTCGTCATGTCGCTGGACCTGGATGACTTTAGTGGACATTTCTGTAAACAGGGCAAATATCCCCTCATCAGCCACCTGCATGATCTCCTTGTTCCAG attttccacACTataccacaaccacaaccacaaccaccacaacaacttCCACAGTTGATCCTGACAATTTCTGCAGTGGAAGGGCAGATGGGCTTCACGCCAACCCGAATGACCGAAACTCTTTTTACAACTGTGCCAACGGGAGAACGTACATCCAACACTGCGCCGCACATCTCGTCTTCAACCCAACTTGCCTCTGCTGTGACTACCCCTAA